Genomic window (Chitinophaga parva):
TTTCCGTTCCCTTTCCGTTAAACTGGAAACGAAACTGGAGCTTCCGGCCATCCGGGAAATGCGGCAGGAAATCATGCGCCATAATATCAGCCGGTTAAAGGGCGAGTTAAAAGCGGATACCGTGATCGGGCTTCGCCGTTCCATGTTCAGTATCGGAACGGCAGATTGGTCGGTTGTGGCCACCCAGCGCCCCGAAGGAGGAAGTGATAATACCTGGGTGAACCTTGCGCTGGGCGGCACCATGCTGGGGGGCGAAACAAATGTGTCGCTGAACTATAACAATTATGCCCAGCAGCAGCTGCCCTATAGCCACGACAGCGCCGTGATAGGGCCATTTGACCAGCGGCAGCAGTACTACCGGTGGCGCTATGTTGACAATGATAACAGAGCCCTGCGCCAGGTCATTGCCGGCAAGATCTTTACCGCTTCTACGGCATCTATATTTGATCCGGTAGTAGGCGTACAGTTTACCAACACCCCCACTACTTACAGGCGCTCTTACGGCTCTTATACGCTGAGCGATTTTACAGACCCCGGGTGGACGGTGGAACTGTACGTGAACAATGCGCTGGTAGATTACACCACTGCCGATGCCGCCGGCTTCTATACATTCCAGGTTCCGCTGGTGTATGGAAATTCCGTTGTCCGGCTTCGCTTCTACGGCCCATGGGGAGAAGAACGGTCAAGGGAGGAAAATATCAGCATCCCGTTTAATTTCCTGCCTTTGCATGAATTTGAATACACTGCCAGCGCAGGCATGGTGGAAGACGGGCATCACAGCATCTTCTCCAGGCTGCAAATGAACTATGGCCTGAGCCGTAAAATTACGATAGGCGGCGGCATGGAATACCTGTCGTCCGTTGCTACCGGTAAAGCAATGCCCTTTGTGATGGCTTCCGGCCGCGTAACGCCTAATCTTTTGCTGGCAGCGGATTACACCTACGGCGTAAGAGGGCGCGGCATCCTTACCTACCGGATGCCCTCTAACTTGCAGCTGGAGCTGTATTACACCCGTTACAAAAAAGGACAACAGGCCATCATTTATAATTACGTGGAAGAAAGAAAGATCATTGTATCCAAACCTTTCCTGGCGAAAAAGTTCTCCTTATTCAACCGCGTAACGCTGGACCAGATCGTTTTACCGGAAACAAAATACAGTACGGCAGAATGGCTGATCTCCGGCGCAATTTTCCGTGTAGGCGTTAACGTAAGCACCTATGCCGTTTTCATAAATCCAGACCCGGCTTTTGTGTATACCAACCTGGCGTTTACCTACCGGATGCCGGGCGAGATTTTAATTACACCGCAGGTACAATATGAATATAACAGCAACAGCCTGATGGCAGTAAGATGCGAGCTGGGTAAATACCTGTTCCGGCATGGCTACATGAATGTATCCTACGAACGTAATTATAAAAGTAATCTTACCAATGTGGGCATAGGCCTGCGTTATGATTTTGCTTTTTCACAGATCGGCTTTTCCGGCTGGAAAGGTACCAACATGACCACCATGGTGGAATCTGCACGGGGTAGCCTGATCTATGACGATAAGACCAGGTATACCGGGTTCAGCACGCGCACAAGCGTGGGCACAGGAGGAGTGGTGCTGGTGCCGTTCCTGGATCTGAATGCCAACGACCGCCGCGATCCCGGCGAGCCGAAGGCCTATGGCCTGAAAGCCAGCTGTAACGGGGGCATGATGCTGCAAAGCCGCCGTGATACAACGATCCGGATCGTTAACATGGAGCCTTATCAGTATTATTTCATCGAGCTGGGAAAGAATAGTTTTGATAACGTTGCCTGGCGGATAAAGAAGCCGTCTATCGGCGTAGTGGTAGATGCTAACCAAATGAAGCTGGTCGAAGTACCGGTAGCCGTTATGGGAGAGGTGTCCGGGAAAGTAATACTCCAGGAAGAACATGCCATCCGGGGCATGGCCCGCATCTCCATCGGGTTTTATAGGAACGATTCCGTACTGGTGGCCCGCACCCAAACAGAATCAGACGGCTTCTTTGACTACATGGGCTTACCTCCTGGCAACTATACGGTAAAAATAGATCCGGTACAATTGCAGAAACTTGGTATGGAGGCAGCTCCTGCAAAACTGCCGTTTACGATAAAGCTTCGCAAGGATCTGGATGGAGATGTGGTGGAGGGATTGGAACTGCGGCTGCGCAAAATTCCGTGATCTGCTAGCCCTATTTCTTCCGCAGCACAGTACCACCATGGGTTGCAGGTGTTCAATACGACGCCTGAAAAAACTGCCAATGGTCATTTTCTACCAGCGGTCGTCATAAGCATAGCCTACCACGAAGCCGGATAATAAAATGAAAAGGCCCACGGCCAGG
Coding sequences:
- a CDS encoding carboxypeptidase-like regulatory domain-containing protein is translated as MGARQHIILHCIGSLYRVFPVGILFCAVMPLLSSKAAAKGPDPVFYETSVFVVVQGIGGAEIPAVIADDSAYLSVTDIFNFLKIKNTASPRMDSVYGFFITENAPFVIDRKNNVIHYRDKSISLKKDDLVGTETGLYLRTGCFAAIFGLECTFSFRSLSVKLETKLELPAIREMRQEIMRHNISRLKGELKADTVIGLRRSMFSIGTADWSVVATQRPEGGSDNTWVNLALGGTMLGGETNVSLNYNNYAQQQLPYSHDSAVIGPFDQRQQYYRWRYVDNDNRALRQVIAGKIFTASTASIFDPVVGVQFTNTPTTYRRSYGSYTLSDFTDPGWTVELYVNNALVDYTTADAAGFYTFQVPLVYGNSVVRLRFYGPWGEERSREENISIPFNFLPLHEFEYTASAGMVEDGHHSIFSRLQMNYGLSRKITIGGGMEYLSSVATGKAMPFVMASGRVTPNLLLAADYTYGVRGRGILTYRMPSNLQLELYYTRYKKGQQAIIYNYVEERKIIVSKPFLAKKFSLFNRVTLDQIVLPETKYSTAEWLISGAIFRVGVNVSTYAVFINPDPAFVYTNLAFTYRMPGEILITPQVQYEYNSNSLMAVRCELGKYLFRHGYMNVSYERNYKSNLTNVGIGLRYDFAFSQIGFSGWKGTNMTTMVESARGSLIYDDKTRYTGFSTRTSVGTGGVVLVPFLDLNANDRRDPGEPKAYGLKASCNGGMMLQSRRDTTIRIVNMEPYQYYFIELGKNSFDNVAWRIKKPSIGVVVDANQMKLVEVPVAVMGEVSGKVILQEEHAIRGMARISIGFYRNDSVLVARTQTESDGFFDYMGLPPGNYTVKIDPVQLQKLGMEAAPAKLPFTIKLRKDLDGDVVEGLELRLRKIP